Part of the Lycium ferocissimum isolate CSIRO_LF1 unplaced genomic scaffold, AGI_CSIRO_Lferr_CH_V1 ctg12837, whole genome shotgun sequence genome, TTGTCTCTCACCAGTGGCTGATGGAGAGTATTTTTACTGGGTTCAACTGAACCCAGCGTTTTCAACACagaatatgaatatatatgtaaacAATCACAAAATTTTCAATAAATATTAGATTCTGAACGCATAATTTCAGAAGTGTAAGGGGTTCACTGCTAAGAACATAAAGGTGGAACCCATAACATTAAAATCCTGGAACCGCCTCTGTCCCTCATAGCTTACTCTTTGTTTGTTCAAGGAAAAGGAGGGTACTAAATGATTATATCTATCTCTTCTTACTATTTGCAAGCAACtcgtcctttctttctttttgaggAATTAAAACACCCGTTCACTCTTACTTAATGACTGCTTCTGTGTTATCACCAAAGAAGTCTGTATTCATTTGATAAATACAGCATAAGTTGAGACCAAAAAGATCAGCTAGAAATATTCAGCTAAAATCAAACCTTGATTACCATGATGCAAAGGCCTTATTAATATCAATTATTGCACCACTAATATTGTACATAGAATATTAGAAATGACTTTTTTTGGATAGGTTAGATAAAGATGACTTGTTAACCTTAGAATGTAGTGTGGTGTTGATGAATTTTATAAAAGGCTAGCctggtgcactaagctcccgttATATGTGAGGTCCACAAAGGTTCTGACCACGTCGGGTCTATTCTACGCAACCTTACCTTGCAATTGTCATGTGCCTTTTATCTATTTAATTTGATGAATATTATTTAGAGGTGTGTTTTGCATTATAAAGGACTTATTAcccttttcttccattttccaGGCTGCTTGATAATAACAACTTATCGGGTTACCTTCCACCAGAGCTTgctcaaattccaaatttgcgcATACTGTATGCCATCTTTCTTTGCTATGTGTAAAATACTATTTGGATTACTGATACGATAATACCTTTTCATTGGTGATAACTTTGGTGCCGCGGTACTTTTCTATAAGACTATTCTTGATGCACACAGATGGAAATACTAAATTGCTAAAGTATGTTCGAAGTGTAAAGACAGGATATATTAGATTTAGCTTTTCGATCTCTGCTAAAGCAAAACTTGGTAAAGTCAATAAAGAAATAACAATCTTGAGAGTTGCCACTGGAATAGTATGCTGACACTGCAATAGAGAACCTTCATGACTTTCAGCCAATCAAAAGATTTTATGGTACTAGCAAATGATGAAAAAGTTCTTGTTATTGTTAGTGAGGCTTTATTTATCAAGGAACCAGTTGAGAACTGTTTATTTCGGGTAGAAAAGATTAGCGCTCATAATGAATAAAAGATCAGCAATAAATAGTATGAAGTTGAATCACTTTCTGGGCATAGTTATCACCTATTCACCTATAAGATTTTTCTATAGATAAGAAATGTCATGTTCTGTATACATGTTAGTTCTAATGGAGATTTGACATTAAAGGGATGCAGCTCATAAAATGGACTAATCCTTTGTAGAGCTGTCTATTTACATATCTGTTTTTGTTTATTCTCTCTGACAAGTTCTTTTACTGTCTCAATATCTGTTCTTTCTGCTATAACTTCCTTTTATTCCCTAAACAGACACTTCTCATATTTGATTTTACTCTTATTTTGTAGTCAGCTTGATAATAACAACTTTGAAGGAAGTCAGATACCCGATTCATATGGGAATATGTCACGTTTGTTGAAACTGTAAGTCCATTAAAATCTCTTGTTTGTGTTGAATTAGAATTTATGGCGTGTTGATAGAACTTATTATTTACGTCCAGGGGTGCATGAACCATAACATCAAAAGATTTGTGTCACAGCTCTTATATAATCTTCTTGTGAATAGGCATAACTGTTTAAACACTTTTCTATCAACAttagttttcatgtttttttataTCTACTATGGGTTCTGAGACTGCATTGGGTGTATACGAATATACATGTAGAATCTTTGATGGTTAGAACTCCTATTTAAGCTATTATAGAATTGCTAGCATAAATGAATGATAAAGCATATTATCTTCAAATATAGAAGTAATGCAGTATATAACCTATAATTTCAAGTTAATTTTGTCATTAGAACAATGATTCAAAGTTGATTGTGATTTCCTGTTGGAGATTCTTCCAATGGAGGTTCACCTTGTTACTATTCGGCAGCAAAGGAATAGCCATTATTTGAAGCAACCAGTGGAATTACGCTGAAGTTACcaatcaaaagaaaacaaaaggggACTGAAGAACAGGATGAGAAAACTAAGAAAGAGGCGGAAGAAAACATTAATTTATCATAACCTCAAATAGTAGTTACAAGTAACATGAAGCAAATACGACAAGAGATAATTTACTCACCTGTAAAGCTTACATATATCAAGCTAAAAACTTTTAAGATCAGATACTCTGGAACCACTGATTATTTTTACAATTTCAGTAGCTTATATTTTTTCATCTTCCTGATTGTAAGCGAGTATTTTTGCTTTCTCATGCTTCATTTGTTTCGAAGTAGTAAAAACCTCATTTGTTTCAAGAAAGTAGTGAAAACCTCGCATTGAAATTAGTACTATTCCTGAGATCTTATATTAATTTGAAGTGATTCTTCTTTTCCATTCTTCCAGGAGTCTGAGGAACTGTAGCTTACAGGGACCGGTTCCAAATATGGGCAACATACAGAACCTTACTTACATGTAAGAATTATCCCAGGTTCTATGTCTGTGCACACTATAAGGGCATTTATACTCTTTTTACATTACAATGCTGTTTCCATGGAGAAATCAAATGCTAATAATCAGGAATCACTCGAGGGAACACAGGTTCTTTGCTTTAGGCTAACAGCGGCATCACTTAAGATCATTATCGAACTTAAATACCCTTTTTGGTCATTACTTGCTTTTACAACCATGAATattctaattaattaatttcatatTTCAGAGATCTCAGCCTTAACCAGCTAAGTGGATCCATCCCGTCGGACAAGCTTAGTGACAATATGACGACAATGTAAGAGCTTGATCCAGTTTTTCTGTAAGCTTTATAATGAGATATTATTATCTAGCTACTACTTCCGTAAATGATACTGTTGATCTGTTATTTACTGAAGCAATATCTTACTTCTGCTTGTGGCAGTGATCTGTCATACAACAATCTCAACGGAACTATTCCTTCAAACTTTTCAAGCCTTCCTCATTTGCAGAAATTGTGAGCATTATTTCCTCTGCTCTTTATCATTTGTTTTACTCTAGAGACCGGtcttttattaaataattttgttaGTCGTTTACCATTCAACAACATAAATAGCTCGCTCCAAATATCATTAATTTATTACTTTATTCTGCTGCTCAGGTCACTAGAAAACAATTCATTAAGCGGTTCTGTTCCATCAATAATTTGGCAAAATAGGACATTCAACGCAACAGAGACACTTATCATGTAAGAACTGAAATTTGGGGAGATCCACATTTGCTTCTAAATTTATCATGAAAACAAAAGATTTGTTCCCATAACAGCATGTTCCTTTTTGCTACcctaagttttaatttttcctATCTGTCTAGTCTTTTGATAACTCCATACTTTGTGATCAGTACGACTGTAGTTAAGATGTATCTGCTGCAATACTGCAGGGATTTGCGGAACAATAAGCTTTTGAATATCTCAGGAACTCTGGTTGTCCCACAAAATGTCAATGTTAGGTTTGTTTTTGTCATAATCACCATCTTCAATAATTCCTCTTCGTTTAAAGATACAATGTGAACATTTTACATTCtcatattatttttcttctagtctTGAAGGAAATCCATTGTGTTCAAATTCTATCTTAATCAACTTTTGCGGACCTTACAATGGAGATGCCGGTGGTACCGTGCAATTGGCAAACAACACAGATTGTCCTCCTTTGGCGTGTCCTCCACCCTATGAATATGCCCTGCCATATCCTACTTGCTTTTGTGCTCTACCTCTGCTTGTAGGATACAGGCTGAAGAGTCCTGGATTTCGGGATTTTCGATCATATGTGGATAAGTTTCAGTGGTATATCATGTTTGGTCTTAAGCTAAATCTATCTCAATTACACCTTAATACGTTTGCATTGGAAGCTGGTCCTCGGGTGAGGATGTACTTGAGGATTTTCCCCATCTATGTTGATAATAGCAGCTCTCATTTGTTCAATAAAAGTGAGGTCCTAAGACTCCGGAGCATGTTCACTGGATGGCTGATTCCTGATAATGATCTTTTTGGGCCTTATGAACTTCTAAATTTCACCCTGCTTGCAGATTATAGAGAATGTATGTATGCCTCCTTTAATTAAACATAGTTCCAAGGAGTAGTCGCTGGAGAGGAATTAATCCCTCCACCTCTTGATTGCTTTACTTTCTTCAGATATGtatctgatttttgttttctatgATTTTCTCTTAACTGACACTAGTTTGCTACAAGTGAACTTTCAATAATCTTTAGCATGATTGAATCTGTTCTCTTGCCGTTGTCAGTAAAAGATATATATAACTTGACTACGTAAACTTATTTTGACGAGTAAATAATTTGGTATATCTCTTGGTTCTTCTTGTACTTCTGTTTTTGTTGGTGTGATCTCCTTTTATGATGCCTTAAAATTGTTGGGCCAGACTGAATTTGGTGGCTTACCAATCCTTATTGCAATTATGGAAGACAACAAtagatatcatatcatatttgtGTCGTTGTGATAGGTCGTGTTTATTGTTCTTTTGCAGTCATCCCCCCTCCCTCATCATCTGGTATTAGCAAGGGAGCTCTTGCTGGCATCATACTAGGGGTAATTGCTGGTTCAGTCACAATATCGGCATTTGTATCACTTGTCATATTGAGATTGCGTATGAAGAAGCACCACCGTGCTGGTTCAAAACGGAGCCTATGTGAGTATACTACAGTTACCGATCTTGAAGTTGGTATTCGAAGTcatcctttcttttttcattttaatttaggACCTTTTATGTTCTGTTGCTTTCTGCAATTGTCACATTTTGGATCATTGAAGACTATATATTCTCATACGTCTTTACCACTTGGATTACACTTTTTACCAAGATACAGTAATCATGAAACTGAAATAAACATTGAATTATATATAAACATGTTTATATAGAATGATGAAGATACAGTGACAAATTATATTTAGAACGATGAAGATAGAGTCTCCAGTTGAAAATACTGCAATTTCAAAGAGTATGATAATAAGCATGTCATCTCTGCGAAGAAATATGAGATGTTAGATCCAGCTAGAGTTTTCATTTGTAAATATCCTTGGGAACAAGATCTTCTCTTTCATCTAGAAAGTTGGCCTAGTTCATGAGCTTACTGATCAACAGCATAATCATCTCTTGTTAGCATATCTTATCTTGCATATTAATCAACTAGTTCGCATTTGAATAACACATATTGCTTTTAGGCCTGCAAGTTAGGTTAACCTCAATCTCAATTCTGATGCCATGAAGGTTGAGATTATAGTATACTGTCTCAAACTAAAGCTAAGCCCGCGTCCTTATTTTGCAGTGTCGAGAATCTCTGTCAAAATTGATGGTGTTAAGGAGTTCAATTTTGAAGAATTGACACTGGCGACCAAAAATTTTAACAACTCCAGCCTTGTTGGACAAGGAGGGTATGGAAAAGTTTATAGAGGTACTTTAGCTGATGGGACAGCTGTAGCCATTAAACGAGCTCAAGAGGGATCATTACAGGGCCAAAAGGAGTTTCTTACAGAAATTGAACTACTATCTAGGCTACATCACCGAAACCTTGTGTCTTTGCTTGGATATTGTGGCGAAGAAGGAGAACAGGTACACCTTATTACTTCAATTGTCTTATCATCATGAACAAATATCAAATGGAGCAGTACGCTGAGTTTAGTGAAACCAAAAGATTGGTTTTTTATGCTGGAAGGAAAAGATGATCTTTCTTACACCGAtcctacacacacatgcacCCACACGCATAAATATTACCAAAGGGATACAGATCTAAGAGATGATTTTGAGCTAGCAAATAATTGATggactactttttttttcttccaacaATTGATGGACTACTTTAATGTTGTGATAGCTGATATTATTTCGCCTCTGGCCGAGTGTAggtgtttttctttttcatcttctttctaCCTACACatgcctttctttcttttgaatcCCCAAATTTGAACATTTTGTCAATATTGTGTTTTACCTGCAGATGCTGGTATACGAATTTATGCCGAATGGTACTCTGAGAGACTACCTATCTGGTAAATAACTATATAATTCACATTATTCTTGCCTCTATTTATTTTTAGCACTTCATTTTGATAAGTAAAGAAACATTTAAGCATGCAAATGATAAACTGATCGAATCAAATTTTCTGCTAGTTAGTCTTAGGGGATTACTTTGGGGGAAAAGCACTAGCAGAAATCAAGTCTTTCACCATATCAGCTGAGATTTAATGGATTAACTTGTTATTTGACAGGTAAATGTAAAGAACATCCAAGTTTTGCTATGCGATTGAGAGTTGCCTTGGGTTCAGCTAAGGGCATACTCTACTTGCACACGGAGGCTGATCCTCCCATATTCCATCGAGATATCAAGGCAAGCAATATACTGCTTGACTCTAAATATGTTGCGAAGGTGGCTGACTTTGGACTTTCACGGCTCGCTCCAGTTCCAGATGTTGAAGGGACTCTGCCTGCTCATGTATCAACAGTTGTTAAGGGCACTCCGGTGAGCATTCATTGTTCAAGAAAGTAGATATTTTGACCAAAACCATTCTCTAATATGATGTTTATATTTGTCACCCTACCTTCTGATATACTTGAGAATCCTGTAGACGAAAGTAAGTGACAAACTTGTAAATCTAATGCCTGTTCTCTGCAGGGATACCTTGACCCGGAGTATTTCCTGACTCATAAATTGACAGACAAGAGTGACGTTTACAGCCTTGGTGTTGTATTCCTTGAGCTGCTCACTGGAATGCAGCCAATTTCACATGGCAAGAATATTGTTAGGGAGGTACCGTCTTATTGCTTCCCTGTCCATGAGTAGGGTAGAAAATGTTCTGTCTAAATACCTTTGTCATCTACACATTTCCGTATTCTCCAGACAAGGCTAGTATACATTATCTTGGAAGTGTTAAAACATAGGGGATTTGAGGAATAAGATCAAGGTTATTGGTTCAAATTCCACCTTCAAAACGGGCTATGATTTCCTCTTCCCGAAAATAACTAATTCAAAGAAACTTGCTAAATTTGATATGATTCAGTCCCTGTTCTATGATCTCATGGATATATTGTACTACATATCTACAGGTCAACCATGCATATCGTTCTGGTATGATATTCAATGTCGTTGATGATCAGATGGGATCTTATCCTTCAGAATGTGTAGAGAAATTCATAAATCTGGCTCTCAAATGTTGCCAAGAAGAGACAGAAGCTCGGCCATCAATGGCAGAAGTGGTTCGAGAACTGGAGAACATACGGCTTATGATGCCCGAGTCAGACTCTATAATTAGAGATTCCCTGGTCACTGATAGTGAAAAGGATAGCAGCACTCCATCTTCAGCCTCAGCTATGAAATATCCTTATGTTTCAGCTGATGTATCTGGTAGTGACCTTGTCAGTGGAGTTGTTCCCTCCATTCATCCTAGGTGATATTTCAGCCTCTTCTCCTATGCACAGCCAATTATATCTGGAAATATTACTTTAACATACGGCGCTATATTTCTAACACTTAGCCATGCTTGTAACATTATTTATGTATGGCATCCAACATAGTTGATGTGT contains:
- the LOC132041998 gene encoding probable LRR receptor-like serine/threonine-protein kinase At1g06840 — its product is MNLSGNLSPELGRLSYMKILDVMWNAISGTIPKEIGNIKTLELLLLNGNKLTGSLPEELGYLPNLNRIQIDQNHISGPLPVSIANLDKAEHFHMNNNSISGQIPPELSKLPKLLHLLLDNNNLSGYLPPELAQIPNLRILQLDNNNFEGSQIPDSYGNMSRLLKLSLRNCSLQGPVPNMGNIQNLTYIDLSLNQLSGSIPSDKLSDNMTTIDLSYNNLNGTIPSNFSSLPHLQKLSLENNSLSGSVPSIIWQNRTFNATETLIMDLRNNKLLNISGTLVVPQNVNVSLEGNPLCSNSILINFCGPYNGDAGGTVQLANNTDCPPLACPPPYEYALPYPTCFCALPLLVGYRLKSPGFRDFRSYVDKFQWYIMFGLKLNLSQLHLNTFALEAGPRVRMYLRIFPIYVDNSSSHLFNKSEVLRLRSMFTGWLIPDNDLFGPYELLNFTLLADYREFIPPPSSSGISKGALAGIILGVIAGSVTISAFVSLVILRLRMKKHHRAGSKRSLLSRISVKIDGVKEFNFEELTLATKNFNNSSLVGQGGYGKVYRGTLADGTAVAIKRAQEGSLQGQKEFLTEIELLSRLHHRNLVSLLGYCGEEGEQMLVYEFMPNGTLRDYLSGKCKEHPSFAMRLRVALGSAKGILYLHTEADPPIFHRDIKASNILLDSKYVAKVADFGLSRLAPVPDVEGTLPAHVSTVVKGTPGYLDPEYFLTHKLTDKSDVYSLGVVFLELLTGMQPISHGKNIVREVNHAYRSGMIFNVVDDQMGSYPSECVEKFINLALKCCQEETEARPSMAEVVRELENIRLMMPESDSIIRDSLVTDSEKDSSTPSSASAMKYPYVSADVSGSDLVSGVVPSIHPR